The genomic window CGACGCGAGCGGCCTGCCACCCGGCGCGCTGACGTGCATCGGCGCGCACTCCTGACATAGCGCCCTCGCCTTCCGGCCGCCAAGCAATCAGCCGAGGTACTCCTGCGCGCGCTCCAACAGCAGCTCGAGGAAGCGCCGCTTGCTGGCGCCGGCGTCGTCGAGCTCGCCGTCGGCCAGGGCGTCGCACGCGCGCTCGAGCGTGAGCAGGAACAGCAGGTCCTCGTCCGGGCTCTTGCGGCGCGCGCCGAGCCGCTGACGCAGCCGCGCCACCAGGTCGAGGTGCTGCTTGCGCGCCGTGCGCAGGCCCTTGCGGACCTCCGGGTCGGTGCCGAGCAGCCCGCGGAGCGACGCGCGGAACGTCCGCCACTGCCGGTGGTGCGCCAGCGCGCCG from Deltaproteobacteria bacterium includes these protein-coding regions:
- a CDS encoding TetR/AcrR family transcriptional regulator — translated: MPREHEPSRPIRGSALATREALIEVAARVFNDVGYDGTDSNALARAAGYSPGTFYRHFADKREIFLAAYFRHLKADWDALEKKLDAAPDEALELASVLVDGALAHHRQWRTFRASLRGLLGTDPEVRKGLRTARKQHLDLVARLRQRLGARRKSPDEDLLFLLTLERACDALADGELDDAGASKRRFLELLLERAQEYLG